The Synechococcus sp. HK05 region AGATATCAAACGCCCGCTCGCCCCGGCCCGACTCTTCGATCACGATCGGGATCATCGACACAGGGGGCGTTGCAGCTGGCGGGATCCTACTGAGCTTCAGCCGAGTTCAGCGATCCTCGCGAGCTAGGGTCCCAGCACCTCAAGTGATGAGAGCGTGGGCGTGGGCCTCACTGTTGCCGATAGCAAGCGTGCCTTTCACAGCGCTTTTCCCTATGTGATCGCCCCCCTCTACCGGCGCCTGGTGGATGAGCTGCTGGTGGAACTGCATCTGCTCAGCCATCAGAAGGGTTTTCAGGCCGATGGCCTGTTCGCCGTGGGGCTCACCCAGGTGTTCGACAGCTTCTCGAAGGGCTACCGCCCCGAGGCCCAGCGTGAGCCGCTCTTCCAGGCCCTCTGCAGCGCCAATGGTTTCGATGGCAGCGCGCTGCGCGCCCAGGCCGAGCAGGCCCGCCAGCAGGTGGGGCACCACAGCCTCGACGAGGTGAAGGGCTGGCTGTCGAACCAGGGGGAAGGCGCACCTGAGCTGATCGGATCGCTGCTCCGGGGCGTGCAGCGCGACGACTTCCACTACTCGCGCTTGGTGGCCGTTGGTCTGCTGAGCCTCCTGCAGAGCGCCCAGGGGGCCGATGCCCTCGATCCCCAGGCACTGCGCAGCGCTGCCCATGAGATCGGCGAGGCCATGGGCCTGATCAAAGACCGGGTGGACAAGGACATCAGCCTCTATGCCGGCAACATCGAAAAGATGAGCCAGGCGGTGGA contains the following coding sequences:
- the psb29 gene encoding photosystem II biogenesis protein Psp29, translating into MGVGLTVADSKRAFHSAFPYVIAPLYRRLVDELLVELHLLSHQKGFQADGLFAVGLTQVFDSFSKGYRPEAQREPLFQALCSANGFDGSALRAQAEQARQQVGHHSLDEVKGWLSNQGEGAPELIGSLLRGVQRDDFHYSRLVAVGLLSLLQSAQGADALDPQALRSAAHEIGEAMGLIKDRVDKDISLYAGNIEKMSQAVELMEETVAAERRRRERAAEGSAT